A single window of Eleginops maclovinus isolate JMC-PN-2008 ecotype Puerto Natales chromosome 19, JC_Emac_rtc_rv5, whole genome shotgun sequence DNA harbors:
- the LOC134881785 gene encoding rho-related GTP-binding protein RhoV-like: MAFQRHDKPIRLRDELSCMMVGDGAVGKTSMVISYIFNGYNSDYRQTAFDVFTGLVHVNGIPTRIKLIDTAGQEEFGHLRSLCYAHVDVFILCFSLVNPVSFENITSKWIPQIRAGNPTSPIVLVGTQSDLCNNVDVLIHLDQRGTSPVLFSQGRSLAHRIRAHDYLECSALTQHNLKDVFDRAVSAAIKHKHTGNTSKKNSMLKRLKTFCDGRWRKIFKFI, from the exons ATGGCTTTTCAGAGACATGATAAACCCATCAGACTGAGGGATGAGCTGAGCTGCATGATGGTTGGTGATGGAGCTGTGGGGAAGACAAGCATGGTTATCAGTTACATCTTTAATGGATACAACAGCGATTACAGACAAACAGCTTTTGATGTTTTCACTG GTTTGGTTCATGTGAATGGGATTCCAACTCGTATCAAACTGATCGATACTGCTGGACAG GAGGAGTTTGGCCATCTCCGCTCTCTGTGCTATGCCCATGTGGACGTCTTCATCCTCTGCTTCAGCCTGGTCAACCCTGTCTCCTTTGAAAACATCACCTCCAAATGGATCCCTCAGATACGAGCCGGAAACCCAACCTCTCCCATTGTCCTGGTTGGAACTCAGTCAGACCTTTGCAACAATGTGGATGTCCTGATTCATCTGGACCAGCGAGGCACCAGCCCAGTGCTCTTTAGCCAGGGAAGAAGTCTGGCACACAGGATCAGAGCACATGACTATCTGGAGTGTTCAGCCCTGACACAACATAAcctcaaagatgtgtttgatcgTGCTGTATCTGCTGCCATCAAGCACAAGCACACTGGCAACACATCTAAAAAGAACAGCATGCTTAAACGTTTAAAGACTTTTTGTGATGGCCGATGGAGGAAAATCTTCAAATTCATCTGA